Below is a genomic region from Actinoallomurus bryophytorum.
CCGTGGTACTCGGCCTGGTCCTTGGTCCAGATCTCCTTCATCGCCTGCACACGCTCACGCAGCAGCGCCATCCGGGTCTTCGGGTCGGTGCCGTGGTTCCGCATCTCCTCAAGGTTCCTACCGGCCCCGATCCCGACTACGGCCCGGCCGGCGGAGACCTGGTCGAGGCTCGCGATCCTCCATCACATCACAGGGCCGTCGTCACGCTCGCCCGCCGCCGACAGGTGCGGAACCGACGCACGGCGCTGTTCCGGGCTGGTCGTGACCCGCCGGCGCGGCTGGTCGCTGTCCAAGCGCGCGGGCGGGCTGTCGCGGCGCCCTTCGGGGATTGCCGTGACGCCCATGGCGCCGCAGTTGGGACAGATGATCTCACCGCCGGTGGGGGGCAGAACCGGACTACCGTCGAGCCGGTAGAAGGCGAACGTCGCGCCGACGTCGTCGCTCACGTACTGCACGTCATAGTCCGCCGTCCAGGAGTGCCCGCAGCGCCCGCAGACGAACCTGTAGCGTTCCACGGCGGTCTCGATCAGCATCGTCATCGCAGTCACCTCCGGCTCGGGACTTTCCCTTCATCGTTCCCGCCACCGGCCCTCGCGCCGCACTGGACCGTTTCTTGACCCTGCCGGCTCCGGGTTCACTACCCGAATTAGGGATGTCGCGCCGGCCCGCGGCGAATAGCGTCCCAGGCATGGAAACAGTTGCGGATCATGTGAGCGCCGCCCGCCTGTTCGTCTCCGAGGCGCTCACCCTGGACCCGAGGGTGAGCAGCGAGAAGCTCCTGGCCGCGCAGGCCGAGGCGACGCTCGCCGTCGCGACGGCTCTGGACGGCATCGCCGCGGCGATCCGTGAGGGCAAGGGCCACTGACCTCCACCCGCTGAGGAGAGCCGGCCGATGCGAGTCCGCTGGGCATCGGTTACGCGCGGTCCCTGATCGGTTGCCCGAAAACACGCTCGTGGGAGTGTGGTCCTTCGTCGCACGCCGCCGAGGCCGGCTCCTGAGCGGGGAGGAGTGACCGTGGACTACCGTGAGTTCATCCAGGCCACGCAGCGCGAAGGCGGCATCGAAGGCGACCTGGCCGAACGCGCCGCGCGGGCGACCCTGATGACGCTGGCCGAGCGCCTGTCACCCGGGCAGGCTCGCGACCTCCTCGAACAGCTTCCCGCGGAGATGAAGCCCTGGCTCTACACCCAACGCGCCGCCGAAGGCTTCGACATCGATGAGTTCCTGCGCCGCGTCGCCGAGCGCGAGGGTGTTGACATCGAGACTGCCGAGCGGCACGCGCACGCCGTCTTCTCCGCGCTCGGGAGGGCGGTCAGCCGCGACGAGATCGCCGATATGGCCGCCGAACTGCCCCGGGGCTTCGCGCCGCTGGTCGCCGAGGCCCAGAGCAGGTTCTTCCGCGTCATGGCGGCCGAAGACTTCCTGGCCAAGGTCGCCGAACGCGCCGGCCTCGACGCCGACGAGGCCCGCCGCGCCACTGAGGCCGTACTGGAGGCGCTCGCCGAACGCATCGCCGGCGGCGAGGTGGACGACCTGATCTCGCGGCTTCCGGTCGCGCTGCACGATTTACTCAGACGCGGCCGTGTCACGAGCGGCGGGACCGCGCGACGGATGCCGCTGGACCGGTTCGTGGACCGCATCGCCGAGCTGGCGGGCGTGGACCCGTTCGAGGCACGTGAGTACGCCCGCGCGGTCTTCGCCACGTTGCGCGAGGCGGTAGGGGACGACGAGTACTTCGACGTCACCGTCCAGCTGCCACCGGACTACCATGCACTGCTGCCGGAGTCATGATGGCGAACGAGGCCAGGATCGCCGTGGCCCGGCGGCTCGGAATGCGAACGGACGGCGTGCTCCGGGAGCTACCTGCACCGGGACGGCGGGCCGGCGCGGAGGTCTGGTCGGTGCTCGCACCGGAGTGGCGGGCGGCCGCGAGCCTCAGTCGGGCAGCGGGATCTTGAGCAGCAGCGACGTGCCCTCGCCCGGGGGGCTCTCGAGCTGGAACGTTCCGCCCAGGGCCTCGGTCCGGTCTTTCAGGCCGATGAGCCCTGATCCGCCGCCGAGCTCGGTGCCGCCGATTCCGTCGTCGTAGACCGAGACACGTACCGCTCCCCGGTCTATGGACAGGTCGACACGGACGCTGTTCGCGTGCGCGTGTCTGAGCACGTTGGTCAGTGCTTCGGACACGATGTAGTAGACCGCCACCTCGATGGGCTCGGGCAGGCGCCCGTCGATGCTCACGTTGAGCTCGACCGGTATCGCGAAACGGCGCGCCAGTGACTTGAGGGCGGGCCGCAGCCCACCACGCGAGAGCGACGCCGGGTGGAGCCCGCGCGAGATCTCGCGCAGGTCCTCCAGGACGTCCGTCAGACCCTGAGTGGTCCGGGCCAGCTGATTCCTGAGCACGTCCTGCCCGGGTTCGAGGCACGCCTCCGCCGTGCGTAGCTGAAGCCCGAGGGAGATGAGCCGCTGCTGCACCCCGTCGTGAAGATTGCGTTCGATGCGGCGGCGGGTCGCGTCGGAGGCCGCGATGACGCGGGCACGGGAGGCGTGCAGCTCGGCACCGATCTCGGCGTTGTCGATGGCGGCGCTGGCGAACACACCGAGCTGGAGCATGCGCGCCTCAGTGTCCTCGGGCTGCGCTTCGGTGCTGAGAGAGGCGATCATCCCCCAAACCCGCCCCTTGACCATGACGGGGCAGGCGACGACGGACCTGAGGCCGCGCTCGCGCGCCCATTCACCCATCTCGGTCTCGGCGTGGGTGTAGTCGGCGATCCGCGCCGGCTCGCCGGTCCGAGCCACGATCTCGGTCGCGGATCCGTTCTCGATCGGCCAGTGTCCGGCCAGCGGCGGCATGACGTCGGGGCTGCTCGGACGGCTCCAGTGGCCGACCGACGCGGTGGTGTCATCCGGCTCGTAGCGGTTGATGACCACGTAGTCGGTCCCGAGAAGCTCGCCGATCTCGCGGGACACCGCGCGGAAGATCTTCTCCGGCGGTGCCTCCTGGGCGGCCAGCATCGCCATCCGGCGGACCGCCACCTGCTCGTCCGCGAGATTCCTGACCTGGATCTGGCAGAACTCCAGAGCCGCCAGCAAGGACTCAAAGGCGTCTTCGCCGCCAACCTCGCCCTGCGGGCCCTCGGGCTCGTCGGACTCAGGCTCCCACTCCGCGCTCGTCACGCGTCGGCGGAGGGGCTCGACGATGGCGCGGACGGCCCGGGCGAACCTATCGTGAGTGATCCGTGCACGGGGGCGCCGGACTTTCATCGGGGCCTTGCCTCGACCAGTGGATACCGGTCATCGATCCGCATAGTGCCAGCGTACGACGGTCGGGTGAAGCCGATACGCCCAGCGGGCGCGCAGGGCCGAATCCGCACCGATCACACGATTCTCGTCGCATCGGTGTTGGACATGGGTGGCCGTCGCCCTCATGGTCTCCGTGGCCGGCGAGGTCGCCGAATCCGTCGTGCCGCCTTACATTTGCTTGCCGCTGACCGTCGGGTTCGCGGTGCGATGAGCGGGCTCGTGGTCGATCAGGTCCCGTCTCGGATCAACCGCGGCTGTCACGCGGTGCTCGGCATGGTGATCGGCGCCTCCCTGAGTCGTGGCGCTGCACCACGCGGCGCGGAACGGCCGTCCTGCTGGCCGCCGTCACGGCGCTGACTGTCGCGTTCAGCCTGGCCGCCGGGGTGGTGCTAACGATGGTGGGCCGGGTTGACCGCGCCACCGCGACCCTAGGCATGATCTCGGGCGGCTTCGACGGCAGATCCGGGATCCTGCGACCATGGCGGCTGGTATCGATCGAAGGGTCCGAGCCCGGGACCTGCGACACGCTCATGCATCCTGGATGCCGGCAGGGGGAGCGGACCGGCAGACCGTCCGGGAACGTCTCGGCCATGCTGGTCTGCGTGCTACCGAACGTTACCTGCACATTTTGCCGGATGCTGATGAGACGGCACTCGAGGCGTTCGCCCGGACTCGCGCCGACATCAGTCGGGCGACGGCGTCGTAACATGGGCCACGGTCAATTAATGGTCAGACGATCAAATCCCGGCCACCACATCTGGTGTCCGGGTTGCTGACCAGGTGAAACCTGGTGGGCGATACTGGGATTGAACCAGTGACCTCTACCGTGTCAAGGTCGTGCCGATCAATTGCTGACCTGCAGTTTTTCGAGGCGTCGCAGGTCAGCGCCGTACGTCGATGTTAGTTGGCGCTTGTTCGGGACGGTTCGGGAACCATGTCTGCTCCCGTGGCCCCCGCTCCGGGCGGGAGCAGCGGGAGCAGCGAACCCGGGGGAGCGCGGTTTGTTATAGGCGTTCTTCGGGGCCTGAGACGACGTTCTGCATGATTCGCATTCCCCCGTGTGGAGGTTTGGCTCTATCGATCCGATCGCCCGAACTCGTTCGCTTTGGCGGCGGAGTTCATCCGGAGCCGGACACAGTTTTGTCCTAGGGCCGGCTCTCGGGCGGGGACAGAACGTGGGCACGCGACCGGTAGGGGTGTGCCGATCGAGTGCCCACGAAATGCCCAGACTGCCTCCCGTCTGAACCTGCCGGTCAGCATTCGAATCCAATATTCGAGCGGCACAGGTGGGTTTTCGAGCCGGACGGCGGCCAGGGGAGGCGCTTCGTCGGTTTGCGGTCCGTTGTCAGCGAGGCAGTGCCCGCCCTGGTGTGATGACGAGCTGTGCTGCGGCGTCAGATGAACCCCGCCGACCTTAGACGTGTTGGTTCATCCAGGTGAGGATGGAGTCGATTATGCCGGGTTCGTCGAGGAGGGCTCCGCCGTGGGCGGATGAGCCGGGGACGGTTTGTACGGTGATGCCGTTGCTCGGCATGTCGTGGGCGGTCTCTTCGGCTGTTTCGAGGTCGGTGGAGTGGGTGACGGGGACGAAGTCGTTTTCGGAGTGGATGAGGTACATGGGGGCGTCGTCGGCGCCGGAGGCTCGGTTTTTGGCGACCATGTCTTTCCAGGTGTCCCAGCAGGATGGGTGCATGGTGGTGTCGAGGTCGTCGGGGTCGGGGTAGCAGCGGGCGAGGATCGCGGCGTTGTCGCGGAGTTTGCGTTCGGCCGCGGTGCTGTCTTCGTGGTTGCCGTCGTTCCATGCGCGATAGGGGGAGGCGACGGGGGAGAGGGCGACGATGCCTTTGACGCGGGCGCCGGCGGCGCCATAGGTGCCGACGACGGTGGCCAGGTGCCCGCCCGCTGAGGATCCCAGGACGATGATGCGGTTGGGGTCGATATCGAAGGTCGTGGCGTGGGCTTTGACGTAGTCGATGGCGGCCAGTGCGTCGGTGCGCTGGGCGGGCCATCCTGCGTCGAAGTCGAGGCGGTAGTCGGCGGAGAAGGCGGCGTAGCCGTGGTCGGTGAAGTAGCGGGACCAGGTGACCCAGCTGGTGTCTTCGTACCAGTAGCCGCCGTGCAGGATCACGACGGCGGGCTGGGTGGTGCTGGAGCTGTACCAGTAGGCATCGAGTTTTTGCCGTACGTGGGAGCCGTAGGCGTAGCTCTGCTCGTTGCGTGTGGCCGCCTGGGTCTGTGGCGCCTGCTTGTGCGCGGTCGCTGGTGTCGGGGCTTGTGCTGCGCCCGGCCAGGCGATGGCCAGCAGGATCGCAGTGGTGGCCAGGGCGCTGGTGATGGTGCGTAGGAGTCGGCGCAACGGGTTTCCCTTCGCCTGATACACGGCACGAGGTCGCCCGGATCGTCACCCGGAGTACAACATCCGGCAAGGTGACATAGATCACTCCCGGCTCGCGGTGACAACGATTCGATCGCTCCGCGGTAGCTGGCTTGGGGCTTTGACGGCCGTGAGCCTCGGCGTGAGGGAGAGCATGGATCGGCATGCTCAGGTCGCTGGGCGTGCCATTTTCGCTTTCCGTAGTCGCCCGGAGGTGCGCCCGGAGCAGTCGGCCGGCATGCGGGCTCGAGAACGAAGCAAGTAGGAAACGTAAAGCGGAGGCCAAACCTGGACATTGTGCCGGTAAAGGTCGCGGTGTTACCTCTTGTGTTGATCACGAATACGCCTGCGGGGGCCGGCGTCTCGGCGCGCGGAGGTGGCTCGTGTCGTTTGGCCGGTCTCGTTGCCTGGTGGCGATCGTTGCGGCGGTCGCGGTGTTGGTGGCGTTGGTGGCGGTGCAGGTGCCCTCACCGGCGCGAGCTGATACGGCGGCGCGCGAGAAAGAGCCTGTGGTTCACGGTAAGGCGGTGACGGAGCGTTCGCCGTCACCGGATCCGATCGACGCGTACACCTTGAATCCGGGGCAGGTGGCCAAGCGCAAGCCCACATTTCCGGGCGCGGGTACCGCTGAGGTGGATGTGAGCGGAGGGCAGCCGGCCCGGGTGGGGAGTCTGCCGGTGACCATTGCGGCCGCGCAGGGTGCGATGCGGGTGCAGGGTCAGACGTCGCAGAGTAAGGCCGCCTCGGCTAGGGCCGATGGGGAGGCCGTTCAGGATCCACCGCGCCGGGTTCGGATGGAGATGCTCGGCCAGGACTGGGTCAAAGCGGTGGGCGGAGTCGGATACGCGTTCCGGATCTCCCGCAGCGATGGGCTGGCCGCTGACGGGCCGGTGCGGGTGAGTCTGGATTATTCGGGGTTCCGGCACGCGTTCGCGGGTAACTTCGCCGACCGGCTGCAGCTGGTGCGGCTGCCCGGGTGCGCGGTCACCACTCCGGCCGAACCGCGTTGCAGCGCGGCGCCGCTGCAGGTCGAAAGTGTGGTCAATGATCTGAATCGTGGCGTGATCAGCGCGGATGTGGACACCGGAGCACCGGTCTCTGGCCTGACCACCGAAGCCGCCCAGCAGCGGGCCGCCGACGGCGAGGGTACGGGTGCGGTATACGCGCTGACGACCTCGGCCTCAGGATCGGCGGGTGACTACCGCGCCACCGATCTGAGCCCCTCCGGCAAATGGGCATCCGGGGGCGGGACAGGGAGTTTCACCTACTCCTATCCCGTGCCGACCCCGCCCTCAGTAGGCGGTTCCGCACCGTCATTGGCGTTCTCCTACGACTCGGGATCGGTGGATGGCCGTACGGCCGGCACCAACACTCAGGCGTCCTGGGTGGGAATGGGCTGGGAGCTGGGTGTCGGGTACATCGAGCGTAAGTACCGCTCGTGCGCCGATGACGGGCACGACACGTGGGGTGATCTGTGCTGGGAGTCCCCGGATAAGCATGACGGCGAGTCGGGCACCAACGCCGCGGACGGCGCCTCGTATGTGATCTCGGTGGCCGGTCAGGGCGGGGAGATGGTCAAGACCGCAGGCGGGGATTACAAGGTCGTCGACCACCCCGAATGGCGGATCGAGCATCGCTTCGATGGCCATAACGCCGATGAGACCCACGAGTGGTGGCGAATCACCCTTGGGGATGGCACCCAATACTGGATGGGCTACGGGGAGGGCCCGGGCGCGGACGGGGCCACGCGTTCGACGCATTCGAACTGGGTGGTGCCGGTCGTTGGGGACGATGCGGGGGAGCCGCACAACGACGTGGCTCCGGAGTCGAGGAATCAGACGTGGCGGTGGAATCTCGACCGGGTCATCGACCGTAACGAGAACAGCCAGTACTACTACTGGGTGAATGAGGTCAATAACTATAAGCGGTTCGCCTCGGGCAACATTCACTCCTACGACCGCGGCGGCTATCTGGAGGACATGTACTACGGTTCGAACACGAACGCCGCGGATGACCAGCTCACCGGGTGGGTGCATTTCACGGTCGTGAACCGGTGTGTCGAGCGCACTGTAAAAGACGACCCCTACAACGACCCGTACTCGTCAGAGGTGTGTCCGGGGTTCAGTTCGAGCCCTGATTCTTATCCGGATGTCCCGGTCGATCAGATGTGCTCGTCCTCATCCTGCTCCAAGTACTCACCGACGTTTTTCTCGACGTACCGGCTGGATAAGATCACGACCTATACGCGAGCGCTGAACGACACCGGGGCGGCGGACTGGGACAACGTTTCGAAGATCTTCCTGCGGTTCAAATACGCCAACCCGACCGGGACCACCGACGCCGTGCTGTGGCTTGATCACATCCGTCTCGTCGGCGCGTTCGGCGATGACGTCGATGAGGTCGCCCTGCCGGTGGTCAACTTCAACGTCGAAGAACAGTGGAAGTGGAACCGCGTCGACTACAACGAATCCGCCGGCCAGGCCCGCATGTGGATGCCGCGGATCGGCACGGTGCTGAACGGTATGGGCGGGCAGATCAACGTCACGCTCGGCCGACAGAACCCCTGCCCAAACCCCGGCGACGCCGGCTTCACCACCTGGAAGAACAACAAAGAGAACAACTGGGACAACAACAAGGAAGACTGCTTCCCCTCCCGGTACAAACCCGAAGGCGGCGCCGAACAGCACGCCGCCTGGCACAAGTTCCTCCTCAAACGCGTCGATGAGGTCGACAACGTGACGGGTGCCGCTACCAAGGTCACCCGGTATGAATACGACCTGTCCAAACCCGGATGGGGTCACAACCGCGACTACGAACAGCCGCAGACGGCCTGGGACTGGAACGACTGGCGCGGCTACGGAGCGGTCCGCACGATCGAGGGCAACGACACCGCCAACCCTGACGAACTGTCGGTGGCCACGACCACGTACTTTCAGGGGTTGGACAACGACCCCAACGACGACGGAACCCACAAGACGGCGGTCCGCACCGACTACGAGAGCATCGATCACACCGATCATCTGGCGTTGCGCGGCAACAAGGTCCAAGAGCGTCACTGGCGGATGACGAGCGCATGGGATGCTGATCCGGCCAACCGCACTTATGCCGAGATCGCCTCTCAGCGGTTCGACTGGGCGACCTACTACCGCGACACCTGGGATGGGCCCGGCGCGCACAACGCCTACCTGGCCCGCCAGACCGGCGCCTACGGCCGCACCAAACTCACTGACGGCACCTTCCGGCAGGTCGAATCCCACACCCGCTACAGCGACTACTACGGCGCGCCCCTGCAGATTGATGACTACGGCGAACTAGGAGTCTCCGACAACACCTGCACCAAGTTCGGCTACGCCGTCCGCGACGACGCCGACTTCTACCTGTGGGACTTCACCGACAGCGCCGAAACCCGGGCCGGCGACGACTGCGATGCCACCGACACCCTGCTCTCCAAAACGGTCACCTACTATGACGGCGCTACGAGCGCGGCGGCGAATGACGCCGGGATCCATGATGGGAACGCCACGCAGACACAAACGTGGGCGGACGCCTCCCATTACTCTGTCAGCGATGCGACGTATGACGACTACGGCCGGGTGCTGACGGATTCGGCTCCGCACGACCCGGCCGCCACATCGGCGCAGATCGCTGCCCGGACCAGCACCACGACCTATTCCCCGGCGGTGAACTGGCCGCTGACGGTCGCCGAGACCCATCCGCTCGGCGGCACGACGACCACCTATCCCTCACGCGCCGATGGGCAACCGAACCAGACGATCGATGTCAACGGCAAGACCGCCACGCTCGCCTACGACGACATCCGGCGCATCACCTCCGTGACCCTGCCGGGCGATGCGGCCCACACCCCGTCGTACCAGTTCGCTTACCTGATACCGGGGCAGGCCGGCGGGTCCCAGCCGACTGGGCCGATGCGCGTGAGCACCTCACAGCTCCAGGACGGCACCACCTACCTGACCAGCTACGCCTACAACGACGGGCTCGGCCGGGTGCGCCAGACCCAGGAAAAGGGCACGAGTTCCAGCCGGTCGCTGGTGTCGACCGTCTACGACTCCCGGGGCCTGGTGTTCGGAACCTCACTGCCGTACCAGGACGACACCGGTGCCGCCGGGGCGGGCATGGTCGCGGTGGACTACGCGCAGATCCCGTCGTTCACCGCCACCGACTACGACCCGATGCAACGCCCCGTGGATGTGAAGGCCTATCGCAACGGGACGATGTGGCGGCACACCACCACCGCATACGCAGGGGACTCCTACACCGTCACTCCGCCTCAGGGCTCACAGCGCACGTACTGGACGGATGTGGCCGGGAATACGACGAAGGTCCGGGAGTTCGGGTCCGATGGCGCCACCTACGACACCTCCTACACCTACGACAAGGTCGGGAACCTGACCGGAATCACCGACGCGTCGGGGAACGTCACCGGCTACTCCTATGATCTGCTGGATCGCCGGATCAGCGAGAACGACCCTGATTCCGGGTCCGCGACGACGACCTATGACCTGGCCGGGCGGATGAAGTCCGCCACGGACCCGCGCGGGCAGAAGATCACTTACTCCTACGACAGCTTGGACCGCCAAACCGACGTCTGGGCCGGGGAGGAGAACACCGGCACCCGGCTCGCCGCGTTCACCTACGACACCCTCGCCAAAGGCCAGCTCACCTCCGCCACCCGCTACTCGGACGGGAACGCCTACACCAGCCAGATCCTCGGCTACGACGACGGATACCGGCCCACCGGCAAACGCATCACCATCCCCGGCAGCGAAGGCGCCCTGGCCAACACCTACGACTACGCCTACACCTACACCACCGGCGGCGCACCCGCCTCGATCACCTACCCGGGTGCCGGAGGACTGCCCGCCGAGAAGGTGACCACCACTTACAACGACCTCGGCCTACCAAACACGCTGACCAGCGACTGGTCCGACGGCTACACCTACGTCAAATCCACGGCCTACAACATCGGCGCTCGCAACATCGCTGGCCGCTCCTATGGCCCGGCCGGGGGCATCACCCGCGCCTACGACTACACCTGGGACCGGTACCTGCCCAAAACTCTCACCACCACTTCCGGCGCGGACACGCCCACCCCGACCACGGTCCAAGACGACGGCTACAGCTACGACCTGAACGACAATCTCACCGATCTGGTCGATCGCACCACCGTGGTGGGCGGGGTGGCCAAACCGCAGCACCAGTGCTTTGGCTATGACGGCTGGGACCGGCTGAAGGATGCCTGGACCACCACCAACACCTGCTCAACCGGCTCGAGTGCCGCCAACAACGAAGGCCCCGATCCGTACAAGCAGGCGTGGACCTACGACCGGCTCGGCAACATCAAGACCTTCGCCGACGACGGGGTCACCAAGACCTACTTCTACGCCACACCAGGCGCCGGCGTCGCCCACCCCAACGCCCAGACCTCCATCACCACCAGCACGGGCGGAGCCGACACCTACACCTACGATGCCGCCGGTAACCAGAAAACCCGCACCATCGGCGGTGTCAGCACTGGCCTGGAGTGGAACGAACTCGCTCAACTGTCCAAGACCACCACCGGCGGTCAGGCCACCAGCTACATCTACGACACCGACGGCAACCGGCTGCTCCGCAAAGACCCCACCAGCACCACCTTGTACCTGGACGGGATGGAACTGCAGGCCACCGGAAGCACGGTGACCGCCACCCGCTACTACACCTCCGGTGATGCCACCGTCGCCCTCCGCAAGACCGGCGATGCCGCCCCGACCTGGCTGTTGGCCGACACCCAAGGCTCCGCGCAAATCGCCATCGAGGGCTGGACCGGCGCCGCCCACCGGCAGCGCTACACCCCCTACGGAGCCCACCGCGGCGACCGCGACGACATCACCGCCACCGAACACGGATTCCTGAATCACGTCGAAGACTCAGGAACCGGGCTCGACC
It encodes:
- a CDS encoding LLM class flavin-dependent oxidoreductase, whose protein sequence is MASLDQVSAGRAVVGIGAGRNLEEMRNHGTDPKTRMALLRERVQAMKEIWTKDQAEYHGTFVNFDPIFCWPKPVQRPHPPIVVGGNGPKALDRTLEYGDGWIRASSANWASTSTS
- a CDS encoding DUF2267 domain-containing protein; translated protein: MDYREFIQATQREGGIEGDLAERAARATLMTLAERLSPGQARDLLEQLPAEMKPWLYTQRAAEGFDIDEFLRRVAEREGVDIETAERHAHAVFSALGRAVSRDEIADMAAELPRGFAPLVAEAQSRFFRVMAAEDFLAKVAERAGLDADEARRATEAVLEALAERIAGGEVDDLISRLPVALHDLLRRGRVTSGGTARRMPLDRFVDRIAELAGVDPFEAREYARAVFATLREAVGDDEYFDVTVQLPPDYHALLPES
- a CDS encoding GAF domain-containing sensor histidine kinase; the protein is MTSAEWEPESDEPEGPQGEVGGEDAFESLLAALEFCQIQVRNLADEQVAVRRMAMLAAQEAPPEKIFRAVSREIGELLGTDYVVINRYEPDDTTASVGHWSRPSSPDVMPPLAGHWPIENGSATEIVARTGEPARIADYTHAETEMGEWARERGLRSVVACPVMVKGRVWGMIASLSTEAQPEDTEARMLQLGVFASAAIDNAEIGAELHASRARVIAASDATRRRIERNLHDGVQQRLISLGLQLRTAEACLEPGQDVLRNQLARTTQGLTDVLEDLREISRGLHPASLSRGGLRPALKSLARRFAIPVELNVSIDGRLPEPIEVAVYYIVSEALTNVLRHAHANSVRVDLSIDRGAVRVSVYDDGIGGTELGGGSGLIGLKDRTEALGGTFQLESPPGEGTSLLLKIPLPD
- a CDS encoding tyrosine-type recombinase/integrase; translation: MAAGIDRRVRARDLRHAHASWMPAGGADRQTVRERLGHAGLRATERYLHILPDADETALEAFARTRADISRATAS
- a CDS encoding alpha/beta hydrolase, which encodes MRRLLRTITSALATTAILLAIAWPGAAQAPTPATAHKQAPQTQAATRNEQSYAYGSHVRQKLDAYWYSSSTTQPAVVILHGGYWYEDTSWVTWSRYFTDHGYAAFSADYRLDFDAGWPAQRTDALAAIDYVKAHATTFDIDPNRIIVLGSSAGGHLATVVGTYGAAGARVKGIVALSPVASPYRAWNDGNHEDSTAAERKLRDNAAILARCYPDPDDLDTTMHPSCWDTWKDMVAKNRASGADDAPMYLIHSENDFVPVTHSTDLETAEETAHDMPSNGITVQTVPGSSAHGGALLDEPGIIDSILTWMNQHV
- a CDS encoding RHS repeat-associated core domain-containing protein translates to MAIVAAVAVLVALVAVQVPSPARADTAAREKEPVVHGKAVTERSPSPDPIDAYTLNPGQVAKRKPTFPGAGTAEVDVSGGQPARVGSLPVTIAAAQGAMRVQGQTSQSKAASARADGEAVQDPPRRVRMEMLGQDWVKAVGGVGYAFRISRSDGLAADGPVRVSLDYSGFRHAFAGNFADRLQLVRLPGCAVTTPAEPRCSAAPLQVESVVNDLNRGVISADVDTGAPVSGLTTEAAQQRAADGEGTGAVYALTTSASGSAGDYRATDLSPSGKWASGGGTGSFTYSYPVPTPPSVGGSAPSLAFSYDSGSVDGRTAGTNTQASWVGMGWELGVGYIERKYRSCADDGHDTWGDLCWESPDKHDGESGTNAADGASYVISVAGQGGEMVKTAGGDYKVVDHPEWRIEHRFDGHNADETHEWWRITLGDGTQYWMGYGEGPGADGATRSTHSNWVVPVVGDDAGEPHNDVAPESRNQTWRWNLDRVIDRNENSQYYYWVNEVNNYKRFASGNIHSYDRGGYLEDMYYGSNTNAADDQLTGWVHFTVVNRCVERTVKDDPYNDPYSSEVCPGFSSSPDSYPDVPVDQMCSSSSCSKYSPTFFSTYRLDKITTYTRALNDTGAADWDNVSKIFLRFKYANPTGTTDAVLWLDHIRLVGAFGDDVDEVALPVVNFNVEEQWKWNRVDYNESAGQARMWMPRIGTVLNGMGGQINVTLGRQNPCPNPGDAGFTTWKNNKENNWDNNKEDCFPSRYKPEGGAEQHAAWHKFLLKRVDEVDNVTGAATKVTRYEYDLSKPGWGHNRDYEQPQTAWDWNDWRGYGAVRTIEGNDTANPDELSVATTTYFQGLDNDPNDDGTHKTAVRTDYESIDHTDHLALRGNKVQERHWRMTSAWDADPANRTYAEIASQRFDWATYYRDTWDGPGAHNAYLARQTGAYGRTKLTDGTFRQVESHTRYSDYYGAPLQIDDYGELGVSDNTCTKFGYAVRDDADFYLWDFTDSAETRAGDDCDATDTLLSKTVTYYDGATSAAANDAGIHDGNATQTQTWADASHYSVSDATYDDYGRVLTDSAPHDPAATSAQIAARTSTTTYSPAVNWPLTVAETHPLGGTTTTYPSRADGQPNQTIDVNGKTATLAYDDIRRITSVTLPGDAAHTPSYQFAYLIPGQAGGSQPTGPMRVSTSQLQDGTTYLTSYAYNDGLGRVRQTQEKGTSSSRSLVSTVYDSRGLVFGTSLPYQDDTGAAGAGMVAVDYAQIPSFTATDYDPMQRPVDVKAYRNGTMWRHTTTAYAGDSYTVTPPQGSQRTYWTDVAGNTTKVREFGSDGATYDTSYTYDKVGNLTGITDASGNVTGYSYDLLDRRISENDPDSGSATTTYDLAGRMKSATDPRGQKITYSYDSLDRQTDVWAGEENTGTRLAAFTYDTLAKGQLTSATRYSDGNAYTSQILGYDDGYRPTGKRITIPGSEGALANTYDYAYTYTTGGAPASITYPGAGGLPAEKVTTTYNDLGLPNTLTSDWSDGYTYVKSTAYNIGARNIAGRSYGPAGGITRAYDYTWDRYLPKTLTTTSGADTPTPTTVQDDGYSYDLNDNLTDLVDRTTVVGGVAKPQHQCFGYDGWDRLKDAWTTTNTCSTGSSAANNEGPDPYKQAWTYDRLGNIKTFADDGVTKTYFYATPGAGVAHPNAQTSITTSTGGADTYTYDAAGNQKTRTIGGVSTGLEWNELAQLSKTTTGGQATSYIYDTDGNRLLRKDPTSTTLYLDGMELQATGSTVTATRYYTSGDATVALRKTGDAAPTWLLADTQGSAQIAIEGWTGAAHRQRYTPYGAHRGDRDDITATEHGFLNHVEDSGTGLDQIGARYYDPTAARFISPDPLQKLDDPQQRNPYSYARNNPATFSDPTGLIPQIINPCSYLDCSGLPSGKPPTPKGSGGSSSNDDAAAAAAAAAKAKLAAAKAQIRNAAMGLLRILSEELGITDGFNCFVHGDTGACVNTAINVLSSSVGGLIGKVLAKYGAPWRLAKGFKLGKRLWGLASELFTSVKEFIKASKAFKLLRRACNSFVAGTQVRLANGKHKPIEKIKPGDKVLATDPKTGKTRPEPVLAAFGGTNYTGLIKITIDTDGKRGHHTGIIIATEHHKFWDPARHAWTRADQLAPRTALRTPSGGPVQVVAATRYPSHPVVRDLTIAKLHTFYVEVGATPVLVHNELCGTDADALQHWDRGRSRTVEDSANYHLDKHGKGRSFAEYTQEAKSLWDRTPQDSPNRVPWKLWDGREGIKIRGGLRGGEGIYTPDGKIVTWHD